One window of Gammaproteobacteria bacterium genomic DNA carries:
- the rnhB gene encoding ribonuclease HII, which translates to MKHNVDSQYGLSFSLPEGRVAGVDEVGRGPWAGPVLAAAVILAPGQGIVGLADSKKLSSKVRERLAIQIRASAIAWALGAASVDEIDQLNIGRATLLAMQRAIEALTVAPDYVLVDGNVSPAAPYPVITVVKGDATVASISAASIIAKVERDGIMTELDKRYPGYGFAQHKGYGTAQHMEALRSLGVCVEHRRSFAPVRVQLAHRGTA; encoded by the coding sequence ATGAAGCATAACGTTGACAGCCAGTATGGCCTGAGTTTTTCGCTGCCGGAGGGCAGGGTTGCAGGTGTTGACGAGGTAGGCCGTGGGCCGTGGGCAGGGCCGGTGCTGGCAGCGGCAGTAATTCTGGCGCCGGGACAGGGCATCGTGGGGCTGGCCGATTCAAAAAAACTGAGCAGCAAGGTGCGTGAGAGACTGGCCATACAGATACGCGCATCGGCGATAGCTTGGGCGCTGGGCGCTGCCTCGGTCGACGAGATAGACCAATTGAACATTGGCCGTGCCACACTGCTGGCCATGCAGCGCGCGATTGAAGCGCTCACGGTTGCGCCAGACTATGTGCTGGTTGATGGCAACGTAAGCCCCGCAGCGCCTTACCCGGTGATCACTGTTGTTAAGGGTGATGCCACGGTTGCATCGATCAGCGCTGCATCGATTATCGCCAAAGTAGAGCGTGACGGCATCATGACTGAACTCGATAAGCGTTATCCGGGCTATGGCTTTGCCCAACACAAGGGCTATGGCACGGCGCAGCACATGGAAGCTTTGCGCAGCCTGGGTGTCTGTGTGGAACACCGCCGTTCATTTGCACCGGTACGTGTGCAGCTCGCTCATAGAGGTACAGCATGA
- the lpxA gene encoding acyl-ACP--UDP-N-acetylglucosamine O-acyltransferase, whose protein sequence is MVDARAVVEPGAKLAPGVSIGAYSIIGPQVEIGAGTWIGPHVVVTGRTHIGCNNRIFQFASLGEEPQDKKYSGEDTLLTIGDRNVIREHCTMSRGTGQGGGITQVGNDNWIMAYVHIAHDCAVGHQTIFANSASLAGHVTVGDYAILGGFTLVHQFCAIGAHSFCGMGSVISKDIPPYTMVSGNMARAHGLNSEGLKRRGFSADTLRHLREAYKILYKSKLTVVQALVRLKEMQHECSEVGVLVAFLERVTRGIVR, encoded by the coding sequence ATGGTTGATGCGCGCGCCGTTGTCGAGCCTGGCGCAAAACTTGCCCCTGGTGTGAGTATAGGCGCCTATTCCATAATCGGCCCGCAGGTCGAGATCGGTGCTGGTACATGGATCGGGCCGCACGTGGTCGTCACAGGACGTACCCATATTGGATGCAATAACCGGATATTTCAATTCGCTTCGCTCGGCGAGGAACCGCAGGACAAAAAGTATTCCGGCGAAGATACCTTACTCACAATCGGTGATCGCAATGTCATACGTGAGCACTGCACCATGAGTCGCGGCACAGGCCAGGGTGGCGGCATTACGCAGGTAGGGAATGACAACTGGATCATGGCCTACGTGCACATTGCGCATGACTGCGCAGTGGGTCACCAAACCATCTTCGCCAATTCGGCGTCGCTTGCCGGGCATGTGACGGTAGGAGATTATGCAATACTGGGCGGATTTACACTGGTGCACCAGTTCTGCGCCATTGGCGCACACAGTTTTTGCGGCATGGGCAGTGTTATTTCCAAGGATATTCCGCCCTATACCATGGTTTCCGGCAATATGGCGCGTGCCCACGGCCTTAATAGCGAGGGGCTTAAGCGTCGCGGCTTCAGTGCTGACACCCTGCGCCATCTGCGCGAGGCGTACAAAATACTCTATAAATCCAAGCTCACAGTAGTCCAGGCGCTTGTGCGACTTAAAGAGATGCAACACGAGTGCTCCGAGGTGGGTGTGCTGGTGGCCTTTCTGGAGCGCGTGACGCGCGGAATAGTAAGATGA
- the tilS gene encoding tRNA lysidine(34) synthetase TilS — MSSPHRSLLVSRLHALLAHYPAARCWVAYSGGLDSHVLLHAMASLRGRLPEIAVEAIHVNHALQIHAQQWAEHCALTCAALQLPCHVLHVNAASAVGESPEAAARHARYQAFSGMMRKGDILLTAHQRDDQAETLLLQLLRGAGLHGLAAMPVSARFGAGMHLRPLLEFTRAQLQHYAHEQQLASIEDPSNAETSFDRNYVRHEIMPRLEARWPAVSNTFARSARHAADAACLLDAMAQGDFAQVADESGGLSVARLRTLESPRQRNILRAWFRQLRLSLPSTAHIEHILHDMVAVASDRVPCVRWQGVEVRRYRDLLYALPPLQAHDAAMVLPWDMQRPLPLPADLGTLSAIPAQGCGLKASLCGAADVSVRFRRGGERCRPARRGHSHELRKLYQEAGIPPWQRDRIPLIYVGPTLAAVGALWCCEPLHAGPGEDGLLIIQQAWSGA, encoded by the coding sequence ATGTCCTCACCACACCGCTCATTACTTGTCTCTCGTCTGCATGCGCTACTGGCACACTATCCCGCTGCACGCTGTTGGGTAGCCTACAGCGGCGGGTTGGATTCGCATGTGTTGCTGCATGCCATGGCGAGTCTGCGCGGTCGTCTGCCGGAGATCGCCGTAGAGGCGATACACGTCAACCATGCACTGCAAATCCATGCCCAGCAGTGGGCAGAACACTGTGCGCTGACATGCGCCGCATTACAGCTTCCCTGTCATGTACTGCACGTCAATGCCGCCTCAGCCGTGGGCGAGAGTCCAGAGGCGGCGGCACGCCATGCACGCTACCAGGCGTTCTCAGGCATGATGCGGAAAGGTGATATCCTGCTGACGGCGCATCAGCGCGACGATCAGGCCGAGACACTGTTGTTACAGCTTCTGCGCGGTGCTGGACTGCATGGCTTGGCGGCGATGCCGGTGTCTGCCAGATTCGGCGCGGGCATGCATCTGCGGCCGTTACTGGAGTTTACGCGCGCCCAATTGCAACATTATGCCCATGAGCAACAGCTGGCTTCGATTGAAGATCCCAGCAATGCCGAAACCAGCTTCGACCGTAACTATGTGCGGCATGAAATCATGCCGCGACTGGAAGCACGCTGGCCAGCTGTCAGCAATACGTTTGCGCGCAGCGCGCGGCACGCGGCAGACGCTGCCTGCCTGCTGGATGCCATGGCGCAGGGTGACTTTGCGCAGGTGGCGGATGAGTCCGGCGGGCTTTCCGTGGCACGACTGAGAACTCTGGAGTCGCCGCGCCAGCGCAACATATTGCGGGCCTGGTTCAGGCAGCTGAGGCTGTCACTGCCGTCGACTGCCCACATCGAACACATTCTGCATGACATGGTAGCAGTCGCGAGCGATCGGGTACCCTGTGTACGCTGGCAGGGGGTAGAGGTGCGGCGCTATCGCGACCTCCTGTATGCGCTGCCACCCTTGCAGGCGCATGACGCCGCGATGGTTCTGCCGTGGGACATGCAGCGCCCACTGCCGCTCCCGGCCGATCTCGGCACCCTCAGTGCGATACCCGCCCAGGGTTGCGGGCTCAAGGCATCGCTGTGTGGCGCAGCGGATGTCAGTGTGCGCTTCCGCCGCGGTGGCGAGCGCTGCCGCCCGGCCCGGCGCGGTCACAGCCATGAGCTCCGGAAATTATATCAGGAGGCCGGTATCCCGCCTTGGCAGCGTGACCGCATACCCTTGATTTATGTAGGCCCTACTCTCGCCGCAGTGGGTGCTTTATGGTGTTGC
- the fabZ gene encoding 3-hydroxyacyl-ACP dehydratase FabZ codes for MSGMDIHEVLQYLPHRYPFLLIDRVLECTPGESLTAVKNVTVNEPYFQGHFPHRPVMPGVMILEAMAQATGILAFRTTQTRPSEHLLYYLVGIDDARFKQPVEPGDQLIIEVRTERNMRGLWKFSAEAKVEGKLVANANLMCARKEV; via the coding sequence ATGAGTGGTATGGATATTCACGAAGTGCTGCAATACTTGCCGCATCGCTATCCCTTTCTTCTGATCGATCGTGTCCTTGAGTGTACGCCTGGTGAGTCACTGACGGCGGTCAAGAATGTCACCGTCAATGAGCCGTATTTCCAGGGCCACTTTCCGCATCGGCCGGTAATGCCGGGCGTGATGATACTTGAGGCCATGGCGCAAGCCACGGGCATCCTGGCATTTCGCACCACCCAGACACGCCCCAGTGAACACCTGCTCTACTACCTGGTGGGTATCGATGATGCGCGCTTCAAGCAGCCTGTAGAACCGGGCGATCAGCTGATTATCGAGGTGCGTACGGAGCGCAACATGCGTGGCCTGTGGAAATTTTCCGCCGAGGCGAAGGTGGAGGGCAAGCTGGTGGCAAATGCCAACCTGATGTGCGCCCGCAAGGAAGTCTGA
- the lpxB gene encoding lipid-A-disaccharide synthase, whose translation MRIGIVAGEASGDILGAGLIRAIRARHPDAVFEGIAGPRMIEQGCCALYPAHKLAVMGISEVLGRLFELLKIRAQLLRHFIDNPPDIFIGIDAPDFNLRLERGLKRAGIRTVHYVSPSVWAWRNYRVRTIGYSVDLMLTLFPFEADFYAAQPGHQVPACFVGHPLADMIGPPAAEDAALRLRLRRELGLVEDVPVIALLPGSRETELGRLAAPFIEAAAWCVRHRPELQFIAPQASAQTRTLFEQALAQHAPHLPITLVNGRAQDALRSADAVLVASGTATLEALLLRRPMVVAYRMAPLTAWITRRMLKVPYFSLPNLLADKALVPEFSQEQVTVENLGPALLACLDETQQQSAVMKEFDRIHQALRCNADSAAAEAVLGLLSQA comes from the coding sequence ATGCGTATCGGCATTGTTGCGGGCGAGGCGTCCGGGGATATTCTGGGTGCGGGGTTGATACGCGCCATCAGGGCGCGTCACCCAGATGCCGTGTTTGAGGGTATCGCTGGTCCACGCATGATAGAGCAGGGGTGTTGCGCGCTTTATCCGGCGCATAAACTTGCGGTCATGGGTATTTCAGAAGTACTGGGTCGTTTGTTTGAACTGCTCAAGATCAGGGCGCAACTGCTGCGTCACTTTATCGATAATCCGCCGGATATTTTTATCGGCATCGATGCGCCGGATTTCAATCTGAGGCTTGAGCGAGGGCTCAAGCGCGCTGGTATACGCACCGTACATTATGTCAGCCCTTCGGTATGGGCCTGGCGAAATTATCGTGTACGTACGATAGGGTATTCGGTAGATCTCATGTTGACCTTGTTTCCCTTCGAGGCCGATTTCTACGCGGCGCAGCCGGGCCACCAGGTACCAGCATGCTTTGTCGGCCACCCGCTCGCGGACATGATAGGCCCGCCTGCCGCAGAGGATGCAGCGTTGCGACTGAGATTGCGGCGTGAATTAGGCTTGGTGGAAGATGTGCCGGTAATTGCATTGCTGCCGGGTAGCCGTGAAACCGAGTTGGGTCGTCTGGCCGCACCGTTTATCGAAGCGGCGGCCTGGTGCGTGAGGCATCGGCCCGAATTACAGTTCATCGCGCCACAGGCCAGTGCACAGACGCGCACACTGTTTGAGCAGGCACTGGCGCAGCATGCGCCACACCTCCCGATTACCCTTGTCAACGGCAGGGCGCAGGATGCCCTGCGCAGCGCTGATGCTGTGCTTGTCGCCTCCGGCACGGCAACACTGGAGGCATTGTTGTTGCGGCGGCCCATGGTGGTCGCTTATCGCATGGCACCCCTGACTGCATGGATCACGCGCCGGATGCTGAAGGTACCGTATTTTTCGCTGCCCAATCTGTTGGCGGACAAGGCGCTGGTGCCCGAGTTCAGTCAGGAGCAGGTAACGGTTGAAAATCTGGGGCCTGCATTGCTGGCCTGTTTAGATGAAACGCAACAACAGAGTGCTGTGATGAAAGAGTTTGATCGGATTCATCAGGCACTGCGTTGTAATGCGGATTCGGCGGCGGCTGAGGCCGTGCTGGGGCTGTTGAGCCAAGCATGA
- a CDS encoding acetyl-CoA carboxylase carboxyltransferase subunit alpha: MKLNFLDFEQPIAELEAKIDELRYVDSDNAVNLSDEILRIEAKSRKLTESIFASLTSWQISQLARHPQRPQMPHYIERIFTDFEELHGDRCFGDDAAIVGGVARLEGRPVMLVGTVKGVDTKEKVWRNFGMPRPEGYRKALRLMQMAERFRLPILTFIDTPGAYPGVGAEERGQSEAIARNLMAMSTLQTPIICTVTGEGGSGGALAIGVGDHVMMLQYGTYSVISPEGCASILWKSAAKAPEAAEIMGITSDRLKNLGLVDEVVPEPLGGAHRDVAAMAREIKRALLDSLGRMEGMPVEKLTGTRYERLLRFGAYQE; this comes from the coding sequence ATGAAGCTCAACTTTCTTGATTTTGAACAGCCAATCGCCGAGCTTGAAGCCAAGATTGACGAGCTACGTTATGTTGACAGTGACAACGCCGTCAATCTCAGCGATGAAATCCTCCGCATTGAAGCCAAGAGCCGCAAGCTCACCGAATCCATCTTTGCGTCACTGACATCCTGGCAGATTTCGCAGCTCGCACGCCATCCGCAGCGACCGCAGATGCCGCACTATATCGAACGTATTTTTACCGACTTTGAAGAGCTGCACGGTGACCGTTGCTTCGGCGATGATGCAGCTATCGTGGGTGGTGTGGCGCGGCTGGAGGGGCGTCCGGTCATGCTGGTGGGTACCGTCAAAGGCGTTGATACCAAGGAAAAAGTGTGGCGCAATTTCGGCATGCCGCGCCCGGAAGGCTACCGCAAGGCGTTACGCCTGATGCAGATGGCGGAGCGTTTCCGCCTGCCTATTCTTACCTTCATCGATACACCCGGCGCCTATCCGGGTGTGGGCGCGGAAGAGCGTGGACAGAGCGAGGCCATTGCGCGTAACCTGATGGCCATGAGTACACTGCAAACACCGATCATTTGTACCGTTACCGGTGAAGGTGGCTCTGGCGGAGCACTGGCCATCGGTGTCGGCGACCATGTCATGATGCTGCAATACGGCACCTACTCCGTCATCTCGCCGGAGGGTTGTGCCTCCATCCTCTGGAAGAGTGCTGCCAAGGCGCCCGAGGCAGCAGAAATCATGGGTATTACCTCTGATCGCCTGAAAAATCTGGGGCTGGTGGATGAAGTGGTGCCGGAACCGTTGGGCGGCGCGCATCGGGATGTTGCGGCCATGGCGCGTGAGATCAAGCGTGCCTTGCTGGACAGTCTTGGGCGAATGGAGGGTATGCCGGTGGAGAAGCTTACGGGCACGCGTTACGAACGTTTGCTGCGCTTTGGAGCCTATCAGGAATAG
- the dnaE gene encoding DNA polymerase III subunit alpha — MTASFVHLRLHTEYSLIDGTVRIEPLMQSLRSAGMGAVALTDQCNLFAMVKFYRAATQAGIKPIIGVDVWIRRSGNAAPGRLVLLCQNERGYRNLTRLVTRSYTEGQQQGAPTLQKEWLAGASEGLIALSGGHAGDIGQALLAQQHTQAEALLQEWLGLFPERFYLEVSRAGREGEEDCLHATVQLALDTQTPVVATNDVRFLARDDFEAHEARACIHEGRILADPRRPRHYTEQQYLRSPEEMAELFADLPEALENTVEIARRCNLSLRLGENYMPDFPVPDGVTLEHHLRVEAERGLQLRIAVLLEAVTVPANDYQVRLATELDVINRMGFAGYFLIVADFIRWAKDNGIPVGPGRGSGAGSLVAYVLGITDVDPIYHGLLFERFLNPERVSLPDFDIDFCMERRDEVIDYVARRYGRERVSQIITYGSMAAKAVVRDVGRVLGLPYGYVDTIAKLIPFELGITLERALKQEPALRERCENEDEARTLLDLARKLEGITRNAGKHAGGLVIAPSALTDFTPLYCEQGAEVCVTQFDKDDIEAVGLVKFDFLGLRTLTIIDWTVKNLRQRGVEVDIARLALDDKAAFELLKSCATSAVFQLESRGMRDLIKRLQPDRFDEIVALVALFRPGPLQSGMVDDFINRKHGKARVDYPHPDLMPILKPTYGVILYQEQVMQIAQVLAGYTLGAADMLRRAMGKKKPAEMAKQRDIFMQGAAKHGVRPAAATHIFDLMEKFADYGFNKSHSVAYALIAYQTAWLKAHYPAAFMAAVLSADMDNTDKIVALMDECRAMNLTIVPPDINRCDHAFTVHDDSALLYGLGAIKGVGAAAIEGVLENRSKAGKFVDLFDFCRRIDMRKANRRVLEALIRSGALDVLGPGRATLFATLPLALNAAEHELRDRIAGQDDLFGTGARRTSETLQFVSVDEWTEGERLQHEKETLGLYLTGHPVERYREELASIVSCVLADIRPMQGQSVIVGGLVVALRVMNNRRGERMAFITLDDRTARVEIAVFSDVYQHHRELLAKDKLLVIEGEVSLDEYTGNYKMSALHITDINQARERHARRLVIDLEPLQGDIGIAAQLSELLEPFRNGGCPVWINYSNAYNGSRIDADLALGEEWRVHPTDELLHRLEGLVGKDHVKVVYNHPTA, encoded by the coding sequence ATGACAGCAAGTTTTGTGCATCTGCGTCTGCACACCGAATACTCGTTGATAGACGGGACGGTGCGCATTGAGCCTCTGATGCAGTCGCTGCGCTCGGCTGGCATGGGGGCGGTAGCGCTGACCGATCAGTGCAATCTGTTTGCGATGGTTAAGTTTTACCGTGCGGCAACGCAGGCCGGTATCAAGCCAATTATCGGTGTAGACGTGTGGATACGGCGCAGTGGAAATGCAGCACCTGGCAGGCTCGTGCTGCTGTGCCAAAATGAGCGCGGCTATCGCAATCTCACGCGCCTCGTCACACGCAGCTATACCGAAGGCCAGCAGCAGGGTGCACCCACACTGCAAAAGGAATGGCTTGCCGGTGCGAGTGAGGGCCTGATAGCACTCTCCGGCGGGCATGCAGGGGACATTGGTCAGGCCCTGCTGGCGCAGCAACACACCCAGGCCGAAGCACTGCTGCAGGAATGGCTGGGGTTATTTCCGGAACGCTTTTATCTCGAAGTGAGTCGTGCCGGGCGCGAGGGCGAGGAAGACTGTCTGCATGCAACGGTGCAGCTCGCGTTGGATACGCAGACCCCGGTAGTGGCCACCAATGACGTACGTTTTCTGGCGCGGGACGATTTTGAAGCGCACGAAGCGCGTGCCTGCATTCATGAGGGCCGTATCCTGGCTGACCCGCGCAGGCCACGTCACTACACGGAACAGCAATATCTGCGTAGCCCGGAAGAAATGGCCGAGCTGTTTGCCGATTTGCCAGAGGCATTGGAGAACACAGTCGAGATCGCGCGCCGTTGCAATCTCAGTCTGCGATTGGGTGAAAATTACATGCCCGATTTCCCGGTGCCGGACGGCGTTACGCTTGAGCATCATCTGCGTGTGGAAGCTGAGCGCGGATTGCAGCTACGGATCGCTGTCTTGCTGGAGGCGGTCACCGTGCCTGCCAACGACTATCAGGTCAGGCTTGCGACCGAACTCGATGTTATCAACCGGATGGGTTTCGCGGGCTATTTTTTGATCGTAGCGGACTTCATACGCTGGGCCAAGGATAACGGTATTCCCGTGGGGCCAGGACGCGGTTCGGGGGCGGGCTCGCTGGTGGCCTACGTGCTGGGTATTACAGATGTTGATCCAATTTATCATGGGCTGCTGTTCGAGCGTTTTCTTAATCCGGAGCGGGTCTCTCTGCCGGATTTCGATATTGATTTCTGCATGGAGCGCCGGGATGAGGTAATTGACTACGTGGCCCGACGCTACGGGCGCGAACGCGTATCGCAAATCATCACCTACGGCAGCATGGCGGCAAAGGCAGTGGTGCGCGACGTGGGCCGGGTGCTGGGATTACCTTATGGCTATGTCGATACCATCGCCAAGCTGATCCCGTTTGAGCTTGGTATTACGCTGGAGCGCGCTCTCAAGCAGGAGCCAGCCCTGCGCGAGAGATGTGAAAACGAAGATGAAGCCCGCACCCTGCTGGATCTCGCGCGCAAGCTCGAAGGCATCACCCGCAATGCAGGCAAGCATGCCGGTGGACTGGTTATTGCACCTTCGGCGCTTACCGACTTCACGCCGTTGTACTGTGAACAGGGGGCGGAGGTCTGCGTGACCCAGTTCGACAAGGACGATATCGAGGCCGTCGGCCTGGTCAAATTTGACTTTCTCGGGCTGCGCACACTCACCATCATTGACTGGACAGTGAAGAATCTGCGCCAGCGCGGCGTCGAGGTAGATATTGCCCGGCTGGCGCTGGATGACAAGGCCGCCTTTGAGTTGCTGAAATCCTGTGCTACCAGCGCTGTATTTCAGCTGGAATCACGCGGCATGCGTGATCTCATCAAACGGCTGCAGCCCGACCGGTTTGATGAAATCGTGGCCTTGGTGGCGCTGTTTCGGCCCGGCCCACTGCAGTCCGGTATGGTGGATGACTTCATCAACCGCAAACATGGCAAGGCACGGGTGGATTACCCGCACCCGGATCTGATGCCCATTCTCAAGCCGACCTATGGTGTGATCTTGTATCAAGAGCAGGTGATGCAGATAGCGCAGGTGCTGGCGGGCTATACGCTCGGCGCTGCGGATATGCTGCGGCGTGCGATGGGTAAAAAGAAGCCGGCCGAAATGGCCAAACAGCGTGACATTTTCATGCAAGGTGCGGCCAAGCATGGCGTCAGACCGGCTGCAGCAACCCATATCTTCGATTTGATGGAAAAGTTCGCGGACTACGGTTTCAATAAATCGCACTCCGTCGCGTATGCCCTGATCGCCTACCAGACCGCTTGGCTCAAGGCGCATTATCCAGCGGCCTTTATGGCAGCAGTATTATCGGCCGACATGGACAATACCGACAAGATCGTGGCCCTGATGGACGAATGCCGGGCCATGAATCTCACTATCGTGCCGCCTGACATCAATCGCTGCGACCATGCATTCACCGTGCACGACGACAGTGCGTTGCTGTATGGGCTGGGTGCCATCAAGGGTGTTGGTGCGGCGGCTATAGAGGGTGTGCTGGAAAACCGCAGCAAGGCGGGAAAATTCGTCGACCTGTTTGATTTCTGCCGCCGCATCGACATGCGCAAGGCCAACCGGCGCGTTCTGGAGGCGCTGATTCGCTCAGGTGCGCTGGATGTCCTGGGACCAGGCCGCGCTACCCTGTTTGCGACGTTGCCACTAGCGCTGAATGCGGCGGAGCATGAATTGCGCGACCGTATCGCCGGGCAGGACGACCTGTTTGGCACAGGCGCACGGCGCACCTCCGAAACCCTGCAATTTGTGTCCGTGGATGAATGGACTGAAGGCGAGCGCCTGCAGCATGAGAAAGAAACGCTTGGCTTGTACCTCACCGGGCATCCCGTTGAGCGCTATCGGGAAGAGCTTGCCAGCATCGTTAGTTGTGTGCTGGCCGACATCAGGCCAATGCAGGGCCAGAGTGTCATCGTAGGTGGCTTGGTCGTGGCGCTAAGGGTAATGAATAACCGGCGCGGTGAGCGAATGGCGTTTATTACGCTTGACGACCGCACGGCACGGGTTGAGATTGCGGTGTTCTCGGACGTGTACCAGCATCATCGCGAGTTGCTTGCCAAGGACAAGCTGCTGGTGATTGAGGGTGAAGTCAGTTTGGATGAGTACACGGGCAATTACAAGATGAGCGCCCTGCACATCACCGATATTAACCAGGCACGTGAGCGTCATGCCCGGAGACTGGTGATTGATCTCGAGCCACTCCAGGGGGATATTGGCATTGCGGCCCAACTTTCAGAATTGTTGGAGCCATTCCGTAATGGAGGTTGCCCGGTATGGATAAATTACAGTAATGCGTATAATGGCAGCAGGATCGATGCAGATCTTGCGCTGGGCGAAGAATGGCGCGTACATCCCACGGATGAACTGCTGCACCGCCTTGAAGGGCTGGTGGGGAAAGATCACGTCAAGGTAGTATATAACCACCCGACTGCATAG